AGAGGTTCAGGATGTTCAATATCTGCTACGGTTTCACCAACGTTAATTCCCTCAATTCCAGCGACAGCAACAATATCCCCTGCTTTTGCCTCTTCAATTTCGATTTTCTTTAGTCCTTCAAAACCATATAGTTTTGCAATCCTTGCTTGTTTGACTGAACCATCGCGAGTAATCACGGCGACATTTTGATTTTTCTTAATGATCCCTCGCTCGATCCTACCAATCCCGATTCGACCGAGGTATTCACTATAATCGAGCAAGGTAATCTGCATTTGTAAGGGTGCTTCATAATCGACTTCAGGTGCGGGAATATGTTCAATGATTGCTTCAAATAATGGTTTCATATCATTGCTTAAATGTTCTGGATCGGTTCCACTGGTTCCTTTTAATGCAGAAGCATAGATCACTGGAAAATCGAATTGTTCGTCATTAGCTCCAAGCTCAATAAATAATTCCAATACTTCATCTACGACTTCTAACGGTCGTGCATTTTCTCTATCCACTTTATTCACGACAACAATCGGTGTAAGCCCAGCTTCTAATGCCTTACGTAAAACAAATTTGGTTTGGGGCATATTCCCTTCAAAAGCGTCTACAACCAACAACACCCCATTGACCATTTTCATAATTCGTTCAACTTCACCACCAAAATCAGCATGACCTGGGGTATCGATAATATTGATGAGTTTGTCTTTATAACGAACAGCGGTATTCTTCGCAAGGATCGTGATACCACGTTCACGTTCTAGGTCATTCGAATCCAACATTCTTTCTTGAATTTGCTCGTTCTCGCGGAAAATTCCGGACTGAGTTAATAATTTATCTACCAGTGTTGTTTTCCCATGGTCAACATGGGCGATGATAGCTATATTTCTTATTTCATCACGTTTCATGTTAATTTTCCCCTTACTATACAATGAAATGAAAGGGTAAGAATGAAGAATGACGCCTTGAAAAGGCGTCACAAACCCCTGAAATATTATTTTAACAGTTCTTTTCACTTGAAACAATAAGTATCGCACTTTTGTACTTCAATTAGACCAACAAGTATAATTGATCTTTATCCTAAATAAGCAAGAAGACTCCCTCTTCTAAACGAAGTAAGAGTAGGAGTAGTTCATTTCACTTCAGTATGAGCTTTTTTCTCTAAGGGTTTAATCGTAGCTGCTACATCTTCATGACCATATCCTGATTCTTTTGCTTCCCCAATCATCTCTTGTGCAAGCTTAGCTAATTGAACAGGAACTAAAATCCGATCTGCTAAATCGGTTACCAGTCCCATATCTTTATACAATAGATCAATCATAAAACGTTGTTGAAAATCACGTTCTTTGATCAGTGGGTAACAGCGGTCAATCATATAGCTTCGTCCTGTACTGGTCTTTAGCACATCATATAATGCATCGATACCAATGCCTGCTTTTGCTCCTAATACAAACGCTTCAGACAAAGCAGCTGTATGGATTCCAACTAACATATTGTTGATTAATTTGGCAGTACTACCATTGCCTGTCTTTCCCATATAAAGGATGGTTTTGCCCATTGCTTCAAAAACAGGTCGAGCTTTTTCAAAAATCTCCTGATCGCCTCCAACCATAATCGTCAAGGTACCTGCTTCCGCCCCCATTGGGCCACCACTAATTGGAGCATCAAGGAAATGAACTCCTTGTTCCTTTGCGTTTTTATA
This is a stretch of genomic DNA from Tepidibacillus fermentans. It encodes these proteins:
- a CDS encoding NAD(P)-dependent oxidoreductase, which encodes MKVGFVGLGTMGFPMTKNLIKVGFEVFVFSRSRGPIEKAIELGATEAKTAKELAEQVDYVLTALPMPDDIKKVYFGEEGILAGAKPGTILIDHSTVSPHLNLQIYKNAKEQGVHFLDAPISGGPMGAEAGTLTIMVGGDQEIFEKARPVFEAMGKTILYMGKTGNGSTAKLINNMLVGIHTAALSEAFVLGAKAGIGIDALYDVLKTSTGRSYMIDRCYPLIKERDFQQRFMIDLLYKDMGLVTDLADRILVPVQLAKLAQEMIGEAKESGYGHEDVAATIKPLEKKAHTEVK